In a genomic window of Helianthus annuus cultivar XRQ/B chromosome 10, HanXRQr2.0-SUNRISE, whole genome shotgun sequence:
- the LOC110884425 gene encoding heat shock 70 kDa protein produces MEGEANEPAIGIDLGTTYSCVAVWNQRGIEIIPNEQGYRTTPSAVAFVDAERLIGDGAKNQVAMNPANTIFDAKRLIGRKFSDSKVQENMKLWPFRVIKGPADTPKIVVSYRGEEKEFLAEEISSMILGKMKEIADAYLGKDVKNAVITVPAYFNDSQRQATKDAGTIAGLNVLRMINEPTAAAIAYGLDNKLAFVGKINVLIFDLGGGTFDVSLLTIEEGGVFEVKAVSGDTHLGGEDFDNRMVDHCVSEFKRKWKKDLSGDQRALGRLRFACEKAKRILSSTTQTSIELEYLHDGIDFSMKFTRAKFEELNMGLFSQCIETLDQCLKDANVDKSWVNEIILVGGSTRIPKVQHMLKELFGWKELCKSVNPDEAVAYGAAVLAAKLTGNGDQSVRDLLLSDVTPLSLGVEVVGDLFDVVIPRNTVVPNKISKTYVTCKDDQSSMYFKVYQGERTKSTDNHLLGLLKVYGIPLDPKGVQKCKLCFQIDANSILTVTANILSTGMTKELMITNENGRLSKVEIEKMIKDAEKYRHEDQEFKKKVGAYNALEDCLYKMKKKIKEYNVNKKLHPDSLKQMENAIVDTTVWLEDNQDAPIDMLQRKKVYLEFVCAPLM; encoded by the exons ATGGAGGGAGAAGCAAACGAACCGGCTATCGGCATCGACCTCGGTACAACGTATTcttgtgttgctgtttggaaTCAGCGTGGAATCGAAATCATACCCAATGAGCAAGGCTACCGAACCACACCGTCTGCGGTTGCTTTCGTTGATGCAGAACGTCTCATTGGCGATGGTGCAAAGAACCAAGTGGCTATGAACCCTGCTAACACCATATTTG ATGCGAAGAGGCTGATTGGACGGAAATTCAGTGATTCCAAAGTGCAGGAGAATATGAAATTGTGGCCTTTTAGGGTGATAAAAGGGCCTGCAGACACTCCAAAGATTGTTGTTTCTTACAGAGGTGAAGAGAAGGAATTTTTAGCCGAAGAGATTTCGTCAATGATTCTTGGAAAGATGAAAGAAATTGCTGATGCCTACCTTGGAAAGGATGTGAAAAACGCTGTGATAACTGTCCCGGCTTACTTTAACGATTCACAACGTCAAGCAACCAAGGATGCAGGCACTATTGCTGGTTTAAACGTTCTTCGCATGATCAATGAGCCTACCGCAGCTGCAATTGCTTATGGTCTGGACAATAAGTTAGCGTTTGTTGGTAAGATAAATGTGCTAATCTTTGACTTGGGAGGAGGTACTTTTGATGTCTCTCTGTTAACGATTGAGGAAGGGGGTGTTTTTGAGGTGAAGGCTGTTTCTGGCGACACTCATTTGGGAGGTGAGGATTTTGATAACCGCATGGTGGATCATTGTGTTTCAGAATTTAAAAGGAAATGGAAGAAGGACTTGTCAGGGGACCAAAGAGCATTGGGGAGGTTGAGATTTGCTTGTGAGAAAGCAAAAAGGATTCTCTCGAGCACTACTCAAACATCAATCGAATTAGAATACTTGCATGATGGGATTGACTTTTCGATGAAATTCACTAGAGCTAAGTTTGAAGAGCTGAACATGGGTTTGTTTAGTCAGTGCATTGAAACTTTAGACCAATGTTTAAAAGATGCTAATGTGGACAAATCATGGGTAAACGAGATTATTCTTGTTGGTGGCTCGACTAGGATACCCAAGGTTCAACATATGCTGAAGGAACTCTTTGGGTGGAAGGAGCTATGCAAAAGTGTGAACCCTGATGAGGCTGTTGCATATGGTGCAGCAGTTTTGGCTGCAAAGCTAACTGGTAATGGTGATCAGAGTGTCCGCGATTTGTTACTATCGGACGTCACTCCTTTGTCTCTTGGTGTAGAAGTAGTTGGAGATTTATTTGATGTGGTGATACCTCGGAACACCGTAGTACCAAACAAAATTTCCAAAACATATGTGACATGCAAAGATGACCAATCTTCCATGTATTTCAAAGTGTATCAAGGTGAAAGAACCAAATCAACAGACAACCATTTATTAGGGCTGTTAAAAGTTTATGGGATCCCACTTGATCCAAAAGGAGTTCAAAAATGCAAGTTATGCTTTCAAATAGATGCCAACAGTATCCTCACGGTCACAGCTAATATATTATCTACTGGTATGACGAAGGAACTAATGATTACCAATGAAAATGGAAGACTCTCTAAGGTAGAGATTGAGAAGATGATAAAAGATGCCGAGAAGTACAGACATGAGGACCAAGAATTCAAGAAGAAAGTTGGTGCATACAACGCATTAGAGGATTGTTTATacaaaatgaagaagaagatcaaAGAATACAATGTCAACAAGAAGTTGCACCCAGATAGCTTGAAGCAAATGGAGAATGCCATTGTAGACACAACTGTGTGGCTGGAGGACAACCAAGATGCACCTATTGACATGCTTCAGCGCAAGAAGGTATACCTTGAGTTTGTGTGCGCACCCCTCATGTAG